The Carassius gibelio isolate Cgi1373 ecotype wild population from Czech Republic chromosome B14, carGib1.2-hapl.c, whole genome shotgun sequence genome has a segment encoding these proteins:
- the LOC127971607 gene encoding ras-related protein Rab-6A-like isoform X2 has translation MSTTTGGGEFGNPLRKFKLVFLGEQSVGKTSLITRFMYDSFDNTYQATIGIDFLSKTMYLEDRTIRLQLWDTAGQERFRSLIPSYIRDSAAAVVVYDIANLNSFQQTSKWIDDVRTERGSDVIIMLVGNKTDLADKRQITTEEGEQRAKELNVMFIETSAKTGYNVKQLFRRVAAALPGMDSTPEKSKEDMIDIKLEKPPELPVTESSCSC, from the exons ATGTCTACTACGACCGGTGGCGGAGAGTTTGGCAACCCTCTGCGGAAATTTAAGCTGGTTTTCTTGGGCGAGCAAAGCG tgGGCAAAACTTCACTTATCACCAGGTTTATGTATGACAGCTTCGATAATACCTACCAG GCAACTATTGGTATAGACTTTCTGTCAAAAACCATGTACTTGGAAGATCGCACG ATTCGGCTACAGCTGTGGGACACTGCTGGGCAGGAACGCTTCCGTAGCCTCATTCCCAGTTACATCAGAGACTCCGCAGCCGCAGTGGTGGTCTATGATATAGCAA ATCTCAACTCTTTCCAGCAAACCTCAAAGTGGATAGATGATGTCAGAACAGAGCGAGGAAGTGATGTCATTATCATGTTGGTTGGGAACAAGACAGACTTGGCTGATAAAAG ACAGATTACCACGGAGGAGGGCGAGCAGAGGGCTAAAGAACTGAATGTCATGTTCATTGAAACCAGCGCAAAGACTGGCTACAATGTCAAACAG ctgtttcgTCGTGTTGCTGCTGCTTTGCCTGGAATGGATAGTACACCGGAGAAAAGCAAAGAGGATA TGATTGACATCAAACTGGAGAAGCCTCCGGAGCTGCCGGTTACTGAGAGCAGCTGCTCATGCTAG
- the LOC127971607 gene encoding ras-related protein Rab-6A-like isoform X1, whose protein sequence is MSTTTGGGEFGNPLRKFKLVFLGEQSVGKTSLITRFMYDSFDNTYQATIGIDFLSKTMYLEDRTIRLQLWDTAGQERFRSLIPSYIRDSAAAVVVYDIANLNSFQQTSKWIDDVRTERGSDVIIMLVGNKTDLADKRQVSVEAAEKKARELGVMYIETSAKAGYNVKQLFRRVAAALPGMDSTPEKSKEDMIDIKLEKPPELPVTESSCSC, encoded by the exons ATGTCTACTACGACCGGTGGCGGAGAGTTTGGCAACCCTCTGCGGAAATTTAAGCTGGTTTTCTTGGGCGAGCAAAGCG tgGGCAAAACTTCACTTATCACCAGGTTTATGTATGACAGCTTCGATAATACCTACCAG GCAACTATTGGTATAGACTTTCTGTCAAAAACCATGTACTTGGAAGATCGCACG ATTCGGCTACAGCTGTGGGACACTGCTGGGCAGGAACGCTTCCGTAGCCTCATTCCCAGTTACATCAGAGACTCCGCAGCCGCAGTGGTGGTCTATGATATAGCAA ATCTCAACTCTTTCCAGCAAACCTCAAAGTGGATAGATGATGTCAGAACAGAGCGAGGAAGTGATGTCATTATCATGTTGGTTGGGAACAAGACAGACTTGGCTGATAAAAG GCAAGTGTCAGTAGAGGCAGCAGAGAAAAAAGCTCGGGAACTGGGTGTGATGTACATAGAGACCAGCGCCAAAGCTGGTTATAACGTCAAACAG ctgtttcgTCGTGTTGCTGCTGCTTTGCCTGGAATGGATAGTACACCGGAGAAAAGCAAAGAGGATA TGATTGACATCAAACTGGAGAAGCCTCCGGAGCTGCCGGTTACTGAGAGCAGCTGCTCATGCTAG
- the LOC127971607 gene encoding ras-related protein Rab-6B-like isoform X4, with translation MSTTTGGGEFGNPLRKFKLVFLGEQSVGKTSLITRFMYDSFDNTYQATIGIDFLSKTMYLEDRTVRLQLWDTAGQERFRSLIPSYIRDSTIAVVVYDITNLNSFQQTSKWIDDVRTERGSDVIIMLVGNKTDLADKRQITTEEGEQRAKELNVMFIETSAKTGYNVKQLFRRVAAALPGMDSTPEKSKEDMIDIKLEKPPELPVTESSCSC, from the exons ATGTCTACTACGACCGGTGGCGGAGAGTTTGGCAACCCTCTGCGGAAATTTAAGCTGGTTTTCTTGGGCGAGCAAAGCG tgGGCAAAACTTCACTTATCACCAGGTTTATGTATGACAGCTTCGATAATACCTACCAG GCAACTATTGGTATAGACTTTCTGTCAAAAACCATGTACTTGGAAGATCGCACG GTTCGGCTCCAGCTGTGGGACACTGCAGGGCAGGAGCGCTTCCGCAGCCTCATTCCCAGCTACATCCGAGACTCCACTATTGCTGTGGTGGTCTATGACATCACCA ATCTCAACTCTTTCCAGCAAACCTCAAAGTGGATAGATGATGTCAGAACAGAGCGAGGAAGTGATGTCATTATCATGTTGGTTGGGAACAAGACAGACTTGGCTGATAAAAG ACAGATTACCACGGAGGAGGGCGAGCAGAGGGCTAAAGAACTGAATGTCATGTTCATTGAAACCAGCGCAAAGACTGGCTACAATGTCAAACAG ctgtttcgTCGTGTTGCTGCTGCTTTGCCTGGAATGGATAGTACACCGGAGAAAAGCAAAGAGGATA TGATTGACATCAAACTGGAGAAGCCTCCGGAGCTGCCGGTTACTGAGAGCAGCTGCTCATGCTAG
- the LOC127971607 gene encoding ras-related protein Rab-6A-like isoform X3, which translates to MSTTTGGGEFGNPLRKFKLVFLGEQSVGKTSLITRFMYDSFDNTYQATIGIDFLSKTMYLEDRTVRLQLWDTAGQERFRSLIPSYIRDSTIAVVVYDITNLNSFQQTSKWIDDVRTERGSDVIIMLVGNKTDLADKRQVSVEAAEKKARELGVMYIETSAKAGYNVKQLFRRVAAALPGMDSTPEKSKEDMIDIKLEKPPELPVTESSCSC; encoded by the exons ATGTCTACTACGACCGGTGGCGGAGAGTTTGGCAACCCTCTGCGGAAATTTAAGCTGGTTTTCTTGGGCGAGCAAAGCG tgGGCAAAACTTCACTTATCACCAGGTTTATGTATGACAGCTTCGATAATACCTACCAG GCAACTATTGGTATAGACTTTCTGTCAAAAACCATGTACTTGGAAGATCGCACG GTTCGGCTCCAGCTGTGGGACACTGCAGGGCAGGAGCGCTTCCGCAGCCTCATTCCCAGCTACATCCGAGACTCCACTATTGCTGTGGTGGTCTATGACATCACCA ATCTCAACTCTTTCCAGCAAACCTCAAAGTGGATAGATGATGTCAGAACAGAGCGAGGAAGTGATGTCATTATCATGTTGGTTGGGAACAAGACAGACTTGGCTGATAAAAG GCAAGTGTCAGTAGAGGCAGCAGAGAAAAAAGCTCGGGAACTGGGTGTGATGTACATAGAGACCAGCGCCAAAGCTGGTTATAACGTCAAACAG ctgtttcgTCGTGTTGCTGCTGCTTTGCCTGGAATGGATAGTACACCGGAGAAAAGCAAAGAGGATA TGATTGACATCAAACTGGAGAAGCCTCCGGAGCTGCCGGTTACTGAGAGCAGCTGCTCATGCTAG